One genomic region from Saprospiraceae bacterium encodes:
- a CDS encoding FAD-binding protein, which translates to MIATQTNPHSYDFASLQSKIKGEILTDDYSLGMYSTDASFYQLMPLAIVLPMDEADVKAAVKFANDHHLKILPRGGGTSLAGQTVGEALIIDFSKYMNKIIEFNERERWVKVQPGLVRDVLNEEMARYGLHYAPDPATSSRANVGGMVGNNSSGTKSILYGKTVDHILEAKVLLADGTEMILNEKTEAEYDHIANQPSREGEIYKKFREAIHLHADEIKARFPKVMRRVGGYNLDEFVYTDRWNLAKLITGSEGTLAISLELKINLEPLPKFKSVVVVHFAELLEAIKAVEPMLPYRPSAVEILDRTVLHLSAENLTTKHLCHFIEGDPAAILIVEFYGDTQQSVIERPQEMIEELKRLGWGYAYPLFPGGKSYNDVWELRKKGFGLMLGLKGDKKALSFIEDAAVPIPVLPEYIDQVLKICAKHHTEVAMYAHASVGVIHVQPLLDLRDEQDIINLKNITDETFDLVVKYGGSWSGEHGDGLVRSAYNERFFGTTIYNVFREIKTWFDPENIMNPGKIVDTQAIEQNLRYGTKYKDTAVKTAFHYRSENSFSESVHMCTGVGECRKILGGTMCPSFKATREEEHSTRGRANALRLAMSNQLDHAGLSSKRLHEVMDLCISCKACKSECPSNVDMAKMKSDVAQLYYDEHGISFRDRLIRDSSRMASRMSGSLAGIINLVQRTSLFKMLLEKMVGFDRRKNLPEYAHQPFYKWFEKKANHFRSVDKKVVLFADTYLNFHEPNIGISALELLNSCGYEVILANVGCCQRPKISHGFLRDAKKEGMKTVDGLRKYLDQGLSIVVCEPSCASALNDDLPDLIDDEALALQLKNQVMMIDVFITKAIEAGHIEKSFESIAGNLLIHGHCHQKALYGTSSMKTVLENGKFSCSEIPSGCCGMAGSFGYEKEHFEVSQKIGEEILIPAVKSMKDGTTLVANGFSCRHQIEHFTGVKAKHWVEVIKVQ; encoded by the coding sequence ATGATAGCCACACAAACCAATCCTCATAGCTACGATTTTGCCTCACTCCAGTCCAAAATCAAAGGCGAAATACTCACCGACGACTATTCCCTGGGTATGTACTCTACTGACGCCAGTTTTTATCAATTGATGCCCCTGGCGATAGTCCTTCCGATGGACGAAGCAGATGTAAAAGCAGCAGTAAAGTTCGCCAATGACCATCATTTAAAAATCCTCCCCCGTGGCGGCGGCACCAGCCTGGCCGGACAGACTGTGGGAGAGGCGCTCATCATTGATTTTTCTAAGTATATGAACAAAATCATTGAATTCAATGAACGTGAAAGATGGGTAAAAGTACAACCAGGACTGGTACGGGATGTACTCAATGAGGAGATGGCCCGCTATGGATTGCATTATGCCCCGGATCCTGCGACTTCCAGCCGGGCTAATGTTGGTGGTATGGTAGGTAACAATTCGTCAGGCACCAAGAGCATTCTCTATGGCAAAACCGTAGATCATATCCTGGAAGCCAAAGTCCTGCTTGCTGATGGTACAGAAATGATTCTCAATGAAAAGACCGAAGCGGAGTACGATCATATCGCCAATCAACCATCCAGGGAAGGTGAAATCTATAAAAAATTTAGAGAAGCCATTCACCTTCATGCTGACGAGATCAAGGCCCGGTTTCCAAAAGTGATGCGTCGCGTCGGTGGGTACAATCTGGATGAATTTGTATACACCGATCGTTGGAATCTGGCCAAATTGATCACTGGCAGCGAAGGTACCCTGGCCATCTCCCTGGAGCTAAAAATCAACCTGGAACCCCTGCCTAAATTCAAGTCGGTCGTCGTAGTCCATTTTGCAGAATTATTAGAGGCGATTAAAGCGGTAGAACCTATGCTGCCGTATAGGCCTTCTGCAGTTGAAATACTGGATCGCACCGTGCTTCATCTCAGTGCTGAAAACCTGACCACCAAACATCTATGCCACTTTATCGAAGGCGATCCGGCAGCTATCCTGATCGTAGAGTTTTATGGGGATACCCAGCAGTCGGTGATCGAAAGGCCCCAGGAAATGATCGAAGAATTAAAAAGACTTGGTTGGGGTTATGCCTATCCTTTGTTTCCCGGCGGAAAATCATACAACGATGTGTGGGAGTTACGCAAAAAAGGCTTTGGTCTGATGCTGGGACTCAAGGGAGATAAAAAGGCTTTGAGTTTTATTGAGGACGCTGCTGTACCTATCCCAGTCCTGCCCGAATACATAGATCAAGTGCTCAAGATATGTGCTAAACACCATACTGAAGTCGCTATGTATGCGCACGCGAGTGTAGGCGTGATCCATGTGCAACCACTGTTAGACCTTCGAGACGAACAAGATATCATCAACCTTAAAAATATCACTGACGAGACCTTTGACCTCGTAGTAAAATATGGCGGGTCCTGGTCGGGAGAGCATGGCGATGGCCTGGTACGCAGTGCATACAATGAACGATTTTTTGGAACTACCATATATAATGTATTCAGAGAGATCAAAACCTGGTTTGATCCTGAAAATATTATGAATCCGGGTAAGATCGTGGATACCCAGGCTATCGAACAAAATCTTCGATATGGTACTAAGTATAAGGACACTGCAGTGAAGACCGCCTTTCATTACCGATCAGAAAATAGTTTTAGTGAATCAGTGCATATGTGTACGGGGGTAGGGGAGTGTAGAAAGATTTTGGGAGGTACCATGTGTCCCAGTTTTAAAGCCACCCGTGAGGAGGAACATTCGACCAGGGGGCGTGCCAATGCTTTGAGGCTGGCCATGTCCAATCAATTAGATCACGCGGGACTATCCAGCAAACGACTGCACGAAGTGATGGACCTATGTATCTCCTGTAAAGCTTGTAAGTCAGAGTGTCCCTCCAATGTCGATATGGCCAAAATGAAGTCGGATGTAGCGCAGCTCTATTATGATGAACATGGAATCAGTTTTAGAGATCGGCTCATCCGCGATTCATCCAGGATGGCTTCCAGGATGTCAGGTTCGCTGGCGGGCATCATCAATTTAGTGCAAAGAACCAGTTTGTTCAAAATGTTACTGGAGAAAATGGTTGGATTCGATCGTCGCAAAAACCTTCCGGAATATGCGCACCAACCTTTTTATAAGTGGTTTGAGAAAAAAGCCAATCATTTTAGAAGCGTGGATAAAAAAGTCGTTTTGTTTGCCGATACCTACCTCAATTTTCATGAGCCTAATATTGGTATCTCCGCCCTCGAATTGCTCAATTCTTGTGGTTACGAAGTCATCCTTGCCAATGTGGGTTGTTGTCAACGACCTAAGATCTCTCACGGCTTTCTCCGGGATGCTAAAAAAGAAGGCATGAAAACTGTGGATGGCCTGAGAAAATATTTGGATCAGGGTTTGTCGATCGTCGTGTGCGAACCCAGTTGTGCTTCTGCTTTAAATGACGATCTGCCCGACCTGATAGATGATGAGGCCCTGGCTCTGCAATTAAAAAATCAAGTCATGATGATCGATGTATTTATAACCAAAGCAATCGAAGCAGGTCATATTGAAAAATCGTTTGAATCTATCGCTGGCAATCTATTGATCCATGGTCATTGCCATCAGAAAGCGTTGTATGGTACCAGCTCGATGAAAACTGTTTTAGAAAATGGCAAATTTTCCTGTAGTGAGATCCCATCCGGCTGCTGTGGTATGGCAGGCTCTTTCGGTTATGAAAAGGAACATTTTGAGGTATCTCAAAAGATCGGAGAGGAGATCCTGATACCCGCCGTCAAGTCGATGAAGGATGGTACCACCCTGGTCGCCAATGGATTTAGTTGCCGGCATCAGATCGAGCATTTTACTGGAGTGAAGGCAAAGCATTGGGTGGAGGTGATCAAAGTGCAATAG